Proteins found in one Drosophila busckii strain San Diego stock center, stock number 13000-0081.31 chromosome 2R, ASM1175060v1, whole genome shotgun sequence genomic segment:
- the LOC108596778 gene encoding protein dopey-1 homolog, with protein sequence MESADLLMEEQKLMAEAKYRQYMTNIDKALRNFEYSSEWADLISALGKLSKAISSNSQYQVIPRRLKIAKRLAQCMHPALPSGVHLKALETYSVIFSKTGPERLATEFIYGAGLFPLLGYAAMNVRPALLTIYETYFVPLGDKLRPALSGFLSGVLPGYDCGLDHFERISALLKNVCHAVNPMHFYTVLWESVANNAAIRLPAITFLLEHYNKRLDMQQQVYIMGHNREIMMTALCACLNDALILVQRNTLEFLLLGFPMHTQLLDVVQLVLLVTNGLNTILRRDMSLNRRLFSWLLASEVTKNSPNYDTLSLDSTLPEEQQQAETYFVTHSRPILIRALVNTLRLSLECQPMDLKPYRIMLSLLDKAEIGSGVLDFVLHDIIRTMYISSGNADALKSANLLFATFDPAYIWSYMTNMFERACQQAPSATANSAACSTADNKFNSQVGSGDPCVLEICVLTEFLLETISLEMYTETTRVYLPKVFLAITQLLSLHMEQLSSDEITASLKLCMKIVSRVQPMITSPIKLNKLIEHSAVQADELLPANRSSDCNTTGNALEKSKSDSRLNQFGEQHNEPNDEELIRRSASNQSVVRYSPKKKAKSFSKLSELDKDISASDTGQQSSSDLDTPRSIKKIKAKAKVPFIRSSPKKHRPKDIQLAPNTMAHSPEPEEQPPKSAPPEPSTQFQLEDELTKATTQRGFSILEKCIRQYEIFFEVYLARQLLQLELNNNNKCSVKVQLERSSSHNSSLFMAEQVLEHQCAQREAQIERLFGLLRVDIVPRSKQLLRLLNLSLPLSASELSSDSDASDEPQQQPAIDAQTQRIVQQLAELQLNAGLRGAIKLAATLLVEMSTFPNCNKHIVLDKSEPELPNWLKVLCLVACFAQNDKELQVSAITTLFDLISLLRSQIEHTTSPGVTFVVMLPLLKFGHVNYLEQRTRVFQLVSSILWDYLGAADTDDAQVAALLHQLHSCLESGLVETVIGNRMYAQQQLLQPNGQPGSGYALRSYQLERHAETQLLCALANTERLRESQARSYKKFALLWHLGREKQMSRGFEKTLLKVLDTLALPQYMSERTFVTNWLQAALLRGDLARLTKPLYKILLAASSKRVGIVHMQQQLYREAAEAADEEQQGATLAPSFERDVYAISSEQGNVKYHHMESNAAGATTVTSGKKKSPIRHLPKKIFGVTLSKANKTANFLSDKTQLASEALQDVSTIGLIINPLENAHDFDDETDLEEPRLELKDTPQTPLEQKLASAMDECATPVEPELEQDLTDNSQSSDFESDSEQRELSLDKEDSLTISSSAQDDVKRFVGDCERVTEALTQHEKIKSRKTYRLTREKTPAPGESSEEQPAEQEHCQPAEEYFSKPKSKSKSGQLSSSEKKRLSCISKTSTDSQQSQQAEQECQEEQVTSEQPAELELETINVEDKRRQLSLETSSWAKTLEKSKQNVEILRQNAAVAAAEQEQQSLRCSLKSNSSLSKQLPNNEAGQLYHNHLLLYLGIYDTRQTLYALQTLRNMLCCDRRTFLCLCITTSLSSGSLKQLLIRHRKSISGKGFAGSVSNSEYAQNYRGCMQLELLMTLLLYYARGYFQCECLDAQRQPATAQDILNNRRIQLESIELLALICSELIEIVKGMGRGLACYIADLLARVKLQKVMLHCLNSSVCNYARLSGSSGSYAEQVLAFNEPADDQLHADCFQLQLLQLLLSVIRLEHEVQQLRQDTSSSQAGAAANSDEQAGNASPTRLTAGAAANVKYLPNCLMSQQPMFLAAVLGALQQPQLRHLHRNWTDLVTSSLNCFSFGSLTNIVISVVHQLCSNLDRLATLDAQQQRQLPPDYVLSQLEALTILCHYCLLDNTQQTALSHLFNQAYPQTSVASQSSSTGQLLNSIVHSFLNASESNASAAAAAPRNPQLQAARNAVLSHLPRIMSSVAAIWDSSLGQLRAVRQQLLEFLSPVSLHHGCNFLAAIAVTWQQRSVSNTQSSSIAAQFQRNSTLQACAAQLSLVSLVSSIRVMPMDSFVQTLHQVVKSPPPIHRPPAQLSIEVSALELFYFYLRSAPAPQLADAWSALLLLIRDGLNLSPPAQFALLMLLHEFVQRCPQMPFPDKKELRELHDVTARLVESLSGVAGACLEQTTWLRRNLAVKEDTDGHTKDNSLGGSLQQYSLQAQSVLASILSNLLDVAYGSQEKDKVVTIVTTLLYNITPYLKNHTARNVPFFYACSALLASLSGYQYTRKAWRKDMLDLLLDNAFFQMHISCLPFWRQIMDSLMTYDNTTFRELMTRVSLSQAGSLNIFASRDQEYELRAMLLKRLAFVIYCSEFDQHNKYMPDIQEQLANSLRLVPLGPSVQAAVFLCFRVLLLRMSPDHVTSLWPIIIAEMVQVFLQMEQELKADQDERSQQTRLLPGIDVSWSSSNSSASNGLNAQTPMQHWRSVQLEACKLLELGCVLPATKLPHFQMYRWAFVGTEFDVHEEVVPLPLPNGSVDNLAALPNALYVPHVRRVARLMDMKYTNQSPLLQRPSNRHLMLNFQQLQTLQELYAFFSMLGTNRPNPRNFADTELTVAQCLQEIEDVLAQDFLEKLPSITTPR encoded by the exons ATGGAGTCTGCGGATCTGCTGATGGAGGAGCAAAAGCTCATGGCCGAGGCCAAGTACAGACAATACATGACCAATATTGACAAAGCACTGCGTAATTTCGAGTACTCCAGTGAGTGGGCGGATCTCATCTCAGCATTGGGCAAACTCAGCAag GCTATATCAAGTAACTCACAGTACCAGGTTATACCCAGACGCTTGAAGATAGCCAAGCGTCTGGCACAATGCATGCATCCAGCTCTGCCCAGCGGCGTGCACTTGAAGGCGCTAGAAACCTACAGCGTTATATTCAGCAAAACGGGACCAGAGCGTCTAGCTACAGAGTTTATCTATGG cgcTGGTCTGTTTCCTTTACTGGGCTATGCAGCCATGAATGTGCGTCCTGCGCTGCTCACCATATACGAAACTTACTTTGTGCCGCTGGGCGACAAACTGCGTCCAGCGCTGAGTGGCTTTCTAAGCGGCGTGCTGCCCGGTTATGACTGCGGACTGGATCACTTTGAGCGCATAAGCGCGCTGCTGAAGAACGTTTGTCATGCCGTCAATCCCATGCACTTCTATACGGTGCTGTGGGAGTCTGTAGCCAACAACGCTGCCATACGCCTGCCCGCTATCACTTTTCTGCTGGAGCACTACAACAAGCGGCTGgacatgcagcagcaggtgtACATAATGGGACACAATCGTGAAATAATGATGACTGCGCTCTGCGCCTGCCTCAATGATGCGCTCATATTGGTGCAGCGCAATACGCTGgagtttttgctgctgggcTTTCCCATGCATACACAGCTGCTGGATGTGGtgcagctggtgctgctggtcACAAACGGTTTGAATACCATACTACGACGTGATATGTCGCTCAATAGACGTTTGTTCAGCTGGCTGCTGGCCAGCGAGGTAACCAAGAACTCACCCAACTACGATACGCTCTCGCTGGACTCAACGCTGcccgaggagcagcagcaggcggaaACCTACTTTGTGACACACTCCAGACCCATTTTGATACGCGCCTTGGTGAACACGCTGCGCTTGAGCTTGGAATGCCAGCCCATGGACTTGAAGCCATATCGCATTATGCTGTCGCTGCTGGACAAGGCGGAAATTGGCAGCGGTGTATTGGATTTTGTGCTGCACGACATTATACGCACCATGTACATTTCCAGCGGCAATGCGGACGCCTTGAAGTCCGccaatttgctatttgctacCTTTGATCCCGCTTATATATGGAGCTACATGACCAACATGTTTGAGCGCGCCTGTCAGCAAGCGCCCAGCGCCACTGCCAACTCTGCCGCCTGCAGCACTGCAgacaacaaattcaacagCCAAGTGGGCAGCGGTGATCCTTGCGTGCTGGAAATTTGCGTCCTGACCGAATTTCTGCTGGAAACCATTTCACTGGAGATGTATACAGAAACTACGCGCGTGTATTTGCCCAAAGTATTTTTAGCCATTACGCAGCTGCTCTCGCTGCATATGGAGCAGCTAAGCAGCGATGAAATCACCGCATCGCTAAAGCTTTGCATGAAGATTGTTTCACGTGTGCAGCCCATGATAAC AAGTCCTATAAAGCTTAACAAGCTTATTGAGCATTCGGCTGTGCAGGCGGATGAGCTGCTGCCCGCCAATAGAAGCAGCGACTGCAATACAACAGGCAATGCGCTGGAGAAAAGCAAATCCGATTCGCGTTTGAATCAGTTTGGGGAGCAGCACAATGAACCGAATGATGAGGAGCTCATCAGACGCTCCGCCTCCAATCAAAGTGTAGTGCGTTATAGTcccaaaaagaaagcaaaatcGTTTAGCAAGCTGTCCGAACTAGACAAAGAT ATTAGCGCCTCGGACACTGGACAACAGTCCAGCTCGGACTTGGATACGCCGCGCAGCATTAAGAAAATCAAGGCAAAGGCTAAGGTGCCCTTCATACGCAGCAGCCCTAAGAAACATCGCCCCAAGGACATACAGCTGGCGCCCAATACAATGGCGCACAGTCCGGAGCCTGAGGAGCAGCCACCAAAGAGCGCACCGCCGGAGCCTAGCACACAGTTTCAGCTGGAAGATGAACTAACCAAGGCCACCACACAACGTGGATTTTCTATACTAGAGAAATGCATACGACAATATGAAATCTTCTTTGAGGTTTATTTGGCgcgtcagctgctgcagctggagctgaacaataacaacaaatgcagcgtCAAGGTGCAGCtggagcgcagcagcagtcacaacAGCAGTCTGTTCATGGCCGAGCAGGTGCTGGAGCATCAGTGTGCACAGCGAGAAGCGCAAATCGAGCGACTGTTTGGGCTGCTACGCGTGGACATTGTGCCGCGctccaagcagctgctgcgtttgcttaATCTCAGTTTGCCGCTTAGCGCTAGCGAGctgagcagcgacagcgatgCCTCCGATgagccgcaacagcagccggcGATTGATGCTCAAACGCAACGCattgtgcagcagctggccGAGCTGCAGTTGAACGCTGGACTGCGTGGCGCCATCAAGTTGGCGGCCACGCTGCTGGTTGAGATGTCAACGTTTCCTAATTGCAATAAGCACATTGTGCTGGACAAGAGTG AGCCCGAGCTGCCCAACTGGTTGAAGGTGCTTTGCCTGGTTGCCTGCTTCGCGCAGAATGACAAGGAGCTGCAGGTTTCAGCTATTACAACGCTGTTCGATCTTATTAG CCTGCTGCGCTCACAGATTGAGCACACCACAAGTCCTGGCGTCACTTTTGTGGtaatgctgccgctgcttaagTTTGGACATGTTAATTATTTGGAGCAGCGCACGCGCGTGTTTCAGCTGGTGAGCTCCATACTGTGGGATTATTTGGGCGCTGCGGATACGGACGATGCGCAggtggcggcgctgctgcatCAGCTGCACAGCTGCCTGGAGAGCGGACTGGTGGAGACTGTTATAGGCAATCGCATgtatgcgcagcagcagctgctgcagcccaATGGGCAGCCGGGCAGTGGCTACGCGCTGCGCAGTTATCAGCTGGAGCGGCACGCAGAGACGCAGCTGCTCTGCGCTTTGGCCAATACGGAGCGACTGCGCGAGAGTCAGGCGCGCAGCTATAAGAAGTTTGCGCTGCTGTGGCATTTGGGACGTGAGAAGCAAATGTCGCGTGGCTTTGAGAAGACGCTGCTCAAGGTGTTGGATACGCTGGCGTTGCCGCAATACATGTCAGAGCGCACATTCGTTACCAACTGgctgcaggcagcgctgctgcgtgGCGATTTGGCCAGGCTTACCAAGCCgttgtataaaatattgctgGCCGCCAGCTCCAAGCGCGTGGGCATTGtgcacatgcagcagcaactttaccGCGAGGCAGCCGAGGCGGCGGATGAGGAGCAGCAAGGAGCAACGCTGGCGCCCAGTTTTGAGCGTGATGTTTATGCTATAAGCTCGGAGCAGGGCAATGTTAAGTATCATCATATGGAGAGCAATGCTGCGGGCGCCACAACTGTAACCAGTGGCAAGAAGAAGAGCCCCATACGTCATTTGCCCAAGAAAATCTTTGGCGTTACGCTGAGCAAAGCCAACAAGACTGCAAATTTCTTGAGCGACAAAACGCAGCTGGCTAGCGAAGCTTTGCAGGATGTCAGCACCATAGGTTTGATTATAAATCCACTGGAGAATGCGCATGATTTCGATGATGAAACGGATTTGGAAGAGCCCAGGCTGGAGCTGAAGGACACGCCGCAAACGCCGCTGGAGCAAAAGTTAGCCAGCGCTATGGATGAGTGCGCGACGCCAGTTGAGCCAGAGCTGGAGCAGGATCTAACAGACAATTCGCAGAGCAGCGACTTTGAATCGGATTCAGAGCAGCGTGAGCTAAGCTTGGACAAGGAGGACAGCTTGACCATAAGCTCAAGCGCGCAAGATGATGTCAAACGCTTTGTGGGCGACTGTGAGCGTGTTACCGAAGCGCTGACGCAGCATGAGAAGATTAAGAGTCGCAAAACCTACAGACTAACGCGCGAGAAGACGCCCGCGCCTGGTGAGTCCAGCGAGGAGCAGCCCGCAGAGCAGGAGCATTGTCAGCCGGCTGAAGAGTATTTCAGCAAGCCCAAGAGCAAGTCAAAGTCGGGAcagttgagcagcagcgaaaagaAACGGCTAAGCTGCATATCAAAAACAAGCACAGACAGTCAGCAGAGTCAGCAGGCAGAGCAGGAGTGCCAGGAGGAGCAAGTCACAAGTGAGCAGCCAGCAGAGTTAGAGCTGGAGACTATCAATGTGGAGGACAAGCGACGTCAGCTGAGTTTAGAGACCAGCAGCTGGGCGAAAACATTggagaaaagcaaacaaaatgtagaaATTTTGCGACAAAACGCagccgtcgctgctgcagagcaagagcagcaaagtttgCGCTGCTCGCTCAAGAGCAACAGCTCGCTAAGCAAACAGCTGCCCAACAATGAAGCGGGTCAGCTGTATCACAATCATTTGCTGCTCTATTTGGGCATCTATGACACTAGACAAACGCTATATGCGCTGCAAACTTTGCGCAACATGCTCTGCTGCGATCGACGCACATTTCTGTGTCTTTGCATTACCACGAGCCTGAGCAGCGGCAGCCTGAAGCAGCTGCTCATACGGCATAGGAAAAGCATTTCTGGCAAAGGATTTGCTGGCAGCGTAAGCAACTCGGAGTATGCGCAGAACTACAGAGGCTGcatgcagctggagctgctaatgacgctgctgctttacTATGCGCGTGGCTACTTTCAATGCGAGTGCCTGGATGCGCAGCGTCAGCCGGCAACAGCGCAGGATATACTGAACAACAGGCGCATACAGCTGGAGAGCATTGAGCTGCTGGCGTTAATATGCAGCGAGTTGATTGAAATAGTTAAGGGCATGGGACGTGGACTGGCGTGCTATATAGCGGATCTGCTGGCGCGCGTAAAGCTGCAGAAAGTAATGCTGCACTGTCTCAACAGCTCCGTGTGCAACTATGCGCGACTGTCTGGGTCAAGCGGCAGCTATGCGGAGCAAGTGCTGGCGTTCAATGAGCCTGCAGATGATCAGCTGCATGCCGATTgctttcagctgcagctgctgcaattgctgctgtcggTTATACGCTTGGAGCATgaggtgcagcagctgcgacagGATACGAGCAGCAGTCAAGCTGGTGCCGCTGCCAACAGCGATGAGCAAGCTGGCAATGCTTCACCCACGCGTCTAactgcaggcgctgctgccaaTGTTAAGTACTTGCCCAATTGCTTGATGAGTCAGCAGCCCATGTTTCTAGCTGCCGTCTTAGGAGCTctacagcagccgcagctgcgtCATTTGCATCGCAATTGGACAGATTTGGTTACCAGCTCACTCaactgctttagctttggcagTCTCACCAACATTGTCATCAGCGTAGTGCATCagctttgcagcaatttggATCGTTTGGCTACGCTTGATGCACAACAGCAGCGTCAATTGCCACCGGACTATGTGTTGAGCCAGCTGGAGGCGCTTACCATACTCTGTCACTATTGTTTGCTGGACAATACGCAACAAACTGCGCTCTCCCATTTATTCAATCAAGCTTATCCGCAAACTAGCGTCGctagccaaagcagcagcactggACAGCTGCTCAACTCGATTGTGCATTCATTTTTGAATGCTAGTGAAAGCaatgccagcgctgctgctgctgcgccacgCAATCCGCAGCTGCAGGCAGCACGCAATGCTGTGCTCTCGCATTTGCCGCGCATCATGTCCAGCGTTGCAGCCATTTGGGACTCCTCGTTGGGTCAGCTGCGTGCTGTGCGTCAACAGCTGCTTGAGTTTCTGTCGCCTGTTTCACTGCATCATGGCTGCAACTTTTTGGCTGCCATTGCTGTCAcctggcagcagcgcagcgtcaGCAACACTCAGTCCAGCTCCATTGCTGCGCAGTTTCAACGCAACTCAACGCTGCAGGCGTGTGCAGCTCAGCTGAGTCTTGTGTCGCTTGTGTCCAGCATACGCGTTATGCCCATGGACAGCTTTGTGCAGACGCTGCATCAGGTGGTCAAGTCGCCGCCGCCCATACATCGGCCGCCCGCACAGCTGAGCATTGAGGTTAGCGCGCTGGAACTTTTCTACTTCTATTTGCGCTCTGCGCCAGCGCCGCAGCTGGCGGATGCTTggtctgcgctgctgctgctcatacgCGATGGTTTGAACCTGTCGCCGCCTGCGCAGTTTGCgctgcttatgctgctgcatGAGTTTGTGCAGCGCTGTCCGCAAATGCCGTTTCCGGATAAGAAGGAGCTGCGTGAGCTGCATGATGTTACCGCTAGGCTGGTGGAGTCGCTTTCGGGCGTTGCTGGCGCTTGTCTGGAGCAAACCACTTGGCTGCGTCGCAATTTGGCTGTTAAGGAGGACACCGATGGACACACCAAGGACAACAGTCTGGGCGGCAGTCTGCAGCAATATTCACTGCAAGCACAAAGCGTGCTTGCTAGCATTTTATCCAATCTGCTGGATGTTGCCTACGGCTCGCAGGAGAAGGACAAAGTGGTCACTATAGTCACCACGCTGCTGTACAACATTACGCCGTATTTAAAGAATCACACCGCACGCAATGTGCCCTTCTTCTATGCCTGCTCCGCGCTGCTGGCCAGCCTCAGTGGCTATCAGTATACGCGCAAGGCTTGGCGCAAGGACATGCTGGATCTGCTGCTGGACAATGCGTTCTTTCAAATGCACATCTCGTGCTTGCCCTTCTGGCGCCAGATTATGGACAGCCTCATGACCTATGACAATACCACATTCCGTGAGCTGATGACACGCGTCTCGCTTTCCCAAGCGGGCAGCCTCAACATATTCGCATCGCGCGATCAGGAGTACGAGCTGCGGGCAATGCTGCTCAAGCGTCTGGCCTTTGTCATCTACTGCAGCGAGTTCGATCAGCACAACAAGTATATGCCGGATATACAAG AGCAATTGGCCAACAGCTTGAGACTGGTGCCCTTGGGTCCTTCAGTGCAGGCGGCTGTGTTCCTTTGCTTccgcgtgctgctgctgcgcatgtCGCCGGATCATGTCACCTCGCTGTGGCCCATTATTATAGCCGAGATGGTGCAAGTATTTCTGCAAATGGAACAGGAGCTCAAGGCGGACCAAGATGAACGCAG CCAACAGACGCGTCTGCTGCCCGGCATAGATGTTAGCTGGTCTTCGTCCAATTCCAGCGCCAGCAATGGCCTCAATGCGCAGACGCCCATGCAGCACTGGCGCTCGGTGCAGCTGGAGGCGTGcaagctgctggagctgggCTGTGTGCTGCCGGCAACGAAGCTGCCGCACTTCC
- the LOC108597627 gene encoding methionine--tRNA ligase, cytoplasmic — protein MIIYTNEGNPFGLQLLMLAKFAKRQVQLQLVNLNDAKYKDLLVLPTLELDNGLRLFSLAAIAKYMFGDGEGESQQRDEWLEWCTTLLAPALAHHMGVGHRADPNALPVLNGLVKKLNDTLQSKPYLAGDKLSSADIAVWSLLAPEGTLKGAQQVENLRSWYDKIKALPEVQQALAEQPLQQLSFSALQQSNRYGGLYHVPLKRDSISNVTGKLLVDTTPTVADTVTDEELNAARAAFIYTQSTEAVVPRTVLPKAGERNVLITSALPYVNNVPHLGNIIGCVLSADIFARYSRAAGYNTLLICGTDEYGTATENKALAENMTPREICDKYFELHNGIYRWFGIGFDYFGRTTTQEQTDIVQEAFHDVYQAGYVLTESVEQLLCQKCDRFLADRFVEGTCPHPGCGYEDARGDQCDKCGKLVNATELVRPRCKVCNTAPVLRNSDQLFIDLPKAEPQLREWVERSEQGWTHNARVITRAWLREGLKPRCITRDLKWGIPVPHKGFEKKVFYVWFDAPFGYVSMTKRYTKEYQQWWQPAKGTDVELFQFMAKDNVPFHSVVWPSILLGINKGHTLVSHIMATEYLNYEDGKFSKSRGIGVFGNDAQETGIPADVWRFYLASARPEGQDSSFSWNDLAARNNSELLNNLGNFVNRALVFCEKNFDSCVPEVQLTQDELLLLALINRELRGYVQSMEKAKLRDGIRHLLAISRHGNGYMQTQQPWVLLKGTNEQKTRAASIIGLSANIACLLANLLFPYMPTTARTLFAQLNAKQTPINADKPLATLLLPAGHKIGKPAPLFAKLEQTYIDELKGKYGGAQQSQTQPAQASAAELEAAVQAQADKVRQLKASTKDKTVWQPEVSKLLELKKQLEAAQKSAPAVPQKGVQTVADLEKAVQAQGEKVRQLKGSTKDKAVWQPEVNVLLDLKKQLEAAQKSAKEAPTAPAAAAAAAPVAASDDKVKALEAQITQQGEKVRSLKASGDAAAWKPEVEILLNLKKELSTLTGVPVTAASQGKQKKKK, from the exons ATGATTATTTACACGAATGAGGGAAATCCCTTTGGTCTGCAGCTGTTGATGCTGGCCAAATTCGCCAAGCGTCaagtgcaactgcagctggttAACCTAAACG ATGCTAAATATAAGGATTTGCTGGTACTGCCCACGCTGGAGCTGGATAATGGCTTGAGACTGTTCTCGCTAGCCGCCATAGCCAAGTATATGTTTGGCGATGGAGAAGGGGAGTCGCAGCAGCGCGACGAG TGGCTGGAGTGGTGCACAACACTGCTAGCGCCAGCGCTTGCACATCACATGGGCGTGGGACATCGCGCAGATCCCAATGCGCTGCCAGTGCTCAATGGACTGGTGAAGAAACTAAACGATACGCTGCAGTCCAAACCGTATTTAGCGGGTGATAAGTTGAGCTCAGCGGATATTGCTGTTTGGTCACTGCTAGCGCCAGAAGGCACGCTCAAGGGTGCACAACAGGTGGAGAATTTGCGTTCGTGGTATGACAAGATCAAGGCGCTGCCAGAAGTACAACAGGCTCTCGCCGAGCAGCcactgcagcagcttagcttTAGCGCTTTGCAGCAATCCAATCGTTATGGTGGTCTCTACCATGTGCCGCTCAAGCGTGATAGTATTTCGAATGTTACAGGCAAACTGCTGGTAGACACTACACCTACTGTGGCCGACACTGTTACCGACGAGGAGCTCAATGCAGCAcgtgctgcttttatttatacgcAATCCACGGAGGCTGTAGTACCACGCACTGTGTTGCCCAAGGCGGGAGAGCGCAATGTGCTCATTACCTCTGCCTTGCCCTATGTAAACAATGTGCCGCATTTGGGCAACATCATTGGCTGTGTCCTGTCAGCGGATATCTTTGCGCGTTACTCCCGCGCCGCAGGCTACAATACGCTCTTGATCTGTGGCACAGATGAGTATGGCACAGCAACGGAGAACAAGGCGCTGGCTGAGAATATGACACCGCGTGAGATTTGTGACAAGTACTTTGAGCTGCACAATGGCATCTATCGCTGGTTTGGCATAGGTTTTGATTACTTTGGTCGAACCACCACACAGGAGCAGACAGA CATTGTACAAGAGGCTTTCCACGATGTCTATCAGGCAGGCTATGTGCTAACTGAAAGCGTGGAACAGCTGCTGTGCCAGAAATGCGATCGTTTCTTGGCGGATCG CTTTGTTGAAGGCACCTGTCCGCATCCTGGCTGCGGCTATGAAGACGCTCGCGGCGATCAATGCGACAAGTGTGGCAAGCTGGTTAATGCCACCGAGCTAGTGCGTCCACGCTGCAAGGTCTGCAACACAGCGCCCGTGCTACGCAACTCAGATCAGCTGTTTATCGACTTGCCTAAAGCGGAGCCGCAGCTGCGTGAATGGGTGGAACGCTCGGAGCAGGGTTGGACGCATAATGCACGTGTTATAACTCGCGCCTGGCTGCGTGAGGGTCTGAAGCCGCGCTGCATTACACGTGATCTTAAATGGGGCATTCCCGTGCCGCACAAGGGCTTCGAGAAGAAGGTGTTCTACGTCTGGTTCGATGCGCCTTTCGGTTATGTGTCCATGACGAAGCGTTACACCAAGGAATATCAGCAGTGGTGGCAGCCAGCTAAGGGCACTGATGTGGAGCTGTTCCAGTTCATGGCCAAGGACAATGTGCCGTTCCATTCGGTTGTGTGGCCCAGCATCTTATTGGGCATTAACAAGGGACATACGCTAGTCAGTCATATTATGGCCACCGAGTATTTAAACTATGAGGACGGCAAGTTCAGCAAGAGTCGCGGCATTGGTGTCTTTGGCAATGATGCACAAGAGACGGGCATACCTGCTGATGTCTGGCGTTTCTACTTGGCCTCAGCTCGTCCCGAGGGACAAGACTCTAGCTTCAGCTGGAACGATTTGGCTGCACGCAACAACTCGGAGCTGCTTAACAATCTGGGCAACTTTGTCAATCGCGCTTTGGTCTTTTGCGAAAAGAATTTCGATAGCTGCGTGCCAGAGGTGCAGCTTACCCAGGATGagttgctgctcttggcttTAATCAATCGCGAACTGCGTGGTTACGTGCAGTCTATGGAGAAGGCTAAACTACGCGATGGCATACGTCATCTCTTGGCCATATCGCGTCATGGCAATGGCTATATGCAAACTCAACAGCCTTGGGTGCTACTCAAGGGCACCAATGAGCAAAAGACACGCGCTGCCAGCATCATAGGTCTATCGGCGAATATAGCCTGTCTGCTGGCCAATCTGCTCTTCCCCTATATGCCAACCACTGCACGCACGCTCTTTGCTCAACTCAATGCCAAGCAGACCCCAATCAATGCTGA CAAACCTCTggctacgctgctgctgcctgctggcCATAAGATTGGCAAGCCAGCGCCACTCTTTGCCAAGCTGGAGCAGACATACATTGATGAGCTCAAGGGCAAATACGGCGGTGCACAGCAGTCGCAAACTCAGCCAGCGCAAGCTAGTGCCGCCGAACTGGAGGCTGCAGTTCAGGCTCAAGCGGACAAAGTGCGTCAATTAAAGGCCAGCACAAAAGACAAGACCGTCTGGCAGCCAGAGGTCAGCAAACTGTTGGAGCTTAAGAAGCAGCTGGAGGCAGCACAAAAGTCAGCACCAGCAGTACCACAAAAAGGTGTTCAAACTGTAGCCGATCTGGAGAAAGCTGTGCAGGCACAAGGCGAAAAGGTGCGCCAGCTTAAGGGCAGCACTAAAGACAAGGCTGTCTGGCAGCCCGAGGTGAATGTACTGCTCGATCTTAAGAAACAACTAGAGGCAGCACAAAAGTCTGCCAAGGAGGCACCAACAgcaccagctgctgccgccgccgccgcaccCGTTGCAGCTTCAGACGATAAAGTCAAAGCGTTAGAGGCTCAAATAACCCAACAAGGCGAGAAGGTGCGTTCCTTAAAAGCCAGCGGCGATGCTGCCGCTTGGAAGCCTGAAGTTGAAATTCTACTAAATCTTAAAAAGGAACTGTCTACATTAACTGGTGTTCCAGTTACCGCCGCTAGTCAGGGCAAGCAGAAGAAAAAGAAGTAA